Within the Burkholderia mayonis genome, the region ATCACGCGCGGGCCGGCGAAGCCGATCAGCGCCTTCGGCTCGGCGATCACGACGTCGCCGAGGAACGCGAAGCTCGCCGACACGCCGCCCATCGTCGGATCGGTCAGCACCGAGATGAACGGCAGCTTCGCCTCGGAGAGCTTCGTCAGCATCGCGGTGGTCTTCGCCATCTGCATCAGCGACAGCAGGCTTTCCTGCATCCGCGCGCCGCCCGAGGCGGTGAAGCAGATGAACGGCACCTGCTGCTCGAGCGCGTTCTGCGCGCCGCGCGCGAAGCGCTCGCCGACGACCGAGCCCATCGAGCCGCCCATGAACGAGAACTCGAAGCACGCGGCGACGACGGGCAGCGTGCGGATCGCGCCGCCCATCACGACCATCGCGTCGGTTTCGCCCGTCTCCTCCATCGCTTCCTTCAGACGATCCGGATACTTGCGGCTGTCCTTGAACTTCAGCGAATCGACCGGGACGATCTCCTGTCCGATCTCGTAGCGGCCTTCCGAATCGAGCAGTGCGTCGAGGCGCTCGCGCGCGCCGATCCGCATGTGGTGATCGCACTTCGGGCACACGTGCTGATTCGCGTCGACGTCGTTGCGGTACAGCACCGCTTCGCACGACGGGCACTTGACCCACAGGCCCTCGGGAATCCCCTTGCGGCTTTTCGGATCGGTCTGCTTGATCTTCGGCGGCAACAGTTTGTCGAGCCAGCTCATCGTATGGTT harbors:
- the accD gene encoding acetyl-CoA carboxylase, carboxyltransferase subunit beta, producing MSWLDKLLPPKIKQTDPKSRKGIPEGLWVKCPSCEAVLYRNDVDANQHVCPKCDHHMRIGARERLDALLDSEGRYEIGQEIVPVDSLKFKDSRKYPDRLKEAMEETGETDAMVVMGGAIRTLPVVAACFEFSFMGGSMGSVVGERFARGAQNALEQQVPFICFTASGGARMQESLLSLMQMAKTTAMLTKLSEAKLPFISVLTDPTMGGVSASFAFLGDVVIAEPKALIGFAGPRVIEQTVREKLPEGFQRAEFLLTTGAIDMIVDRRKMRDEIAQLLALLQRQPADALA